The Parus major isolate Abel chromosome 4, Parus_major1.1, whole genome shotgun sequence genome has a window encoding:
- the KIAA0232 gene encoding uncharacterized protein KIAA0232 homolog isoform X4 — protein MRPICTVVVDGLPSESSSSSYPGPVSVSEMSLLHALGPVQTWLGQELEKCGIDAMIYTRYVLSLLLHDSYDYDLQEQENDIFLGWEKGAYKKWGKSKKKCSDLTLEEMKKQAAVQCLRSASDESSGIETLVEELCSKLKDLQSKQEEKIHKKLEGSLTPETDLSPTAKDQVEMYYEAFPPLSEKPVCLQEIMTVWNKSKVCSYSSSSSSSTVPPTSTDTSSPKDCNSESEVTKDRSNKVTATVQERTQQKKSKNEKENKFSNNTVEEKPVLYKKQVRHKSEGKMRPRSWSSGSSEAGSSSSGNQGEYKASMKCIKVRHKTREVRSKKGRNGQSRLSVKSGEKIDRKVHSGSSSSSSSGSIKQLCKRGKRPLKEIGRKEAGGSDGKDLYLDSRNEKEYKEEPLWYTEPITEYFVPLSRKSKLETTYRNREDICGVTPEAVEELSESVHGLCISNNNTHKTYLAAGTFIDGHFVEMPAVLNEDIDLAGTSICSQPEDDKYLDDVHLSELTHFYEVDIDQSMLDPGASDTMQGESRILNMIRQKSKEKTDFEAECCIVLDGMELQGESAIWTDSTSSVGAEGWFLQDLSNLAQFWECCSSSSSGDADGESFGGDSPIRFSPILDSTMLNSHMLAGNQELFSDINEGSGINSCFSVFEVQCSNSVLPFSFETLNLGNENADSSSTANILGKTQSRLLIWTKNSAFDENEHCSNLSTRTCSPWSHSEETRSDNETINIPYEESTQFNAEDINYVVPRVSSNYVDEEILDFLPEETCQQQARSLGEMPTLIFKKKSKLESVCGIQLEQKAESKDYETTQGCRESSPHGDGYSSGVIKDIWTNMTDRNSTAMVEIEGIEDELFSTDVNNYCCCLDTEAKVETLQEPNKAVQRSEYHLWEGQKENVEKRAFVSNDLSKVDGGDYTTPSKPWDVNQDKENSFILGGVYGELKTFNSDGEWAVVPPGHSKGSLLQCAASDVVTIAGTDVFMTPGNSFAPGHRQLWRPFVSFEQNEQSKSGDNGLNKGFSFIFHEDLLGACGNFQVEEPGLEYSFSSFDLNNPFSQVLHVECSFEPEGIASFSPSFKPKSILCSDSDSEVLHPRICGVDRTQYRAIRISPRTHFRPISASELSPGGGSESEFESEKDEGGMAVPPQVDVFEDPQADLKPLEEDAEKEGHYYGKSELESGKFLPRLKKSGMEKSAQTSLDSQEESAGMLPVGNQDPCLECSMKESLEGRVVESSKVNCRIVEPREETGRFCSCKAGCHFPTYEDNPVSSGEHEERMSGSQEKQCWWEKALYSPLFPASQCEECYTNAKGENGVGELADVKEVSNDDEHLLDFNMQFADVGQKFKKKHQK, from the exons gAGAATGACATCTTCCtgggctgggaaaagggagctTACAAGAAATGGGGAAAGAGTAAGAAAAAGTGCTCTGATCTAACActagaggaaatgaaaaaacaggCTGCTGTCCAGTGTCTTCGCTCTGCTTCTGATGAA agctctgggattGAAACATTAGTGGAGGAGCTTTGCTCCAAACTGAAAGACCTTCAAAGTAAGcaag aagagaagatTCACAAAAAGTTAGAAGGCTCTTTGACTCCTGAGACTGATTTATCTCCCACAGCAAAGGATCAAGTAGAAat gtACTATGAagcatttcctcctctttctgaAAAGCCAGTTTGCCTGCAGGAAATTATGACTGTATGGAATAAATCCAAAGTATGCTCTTACTCTAGCTCCTCATCTTCATCCACTGTTCCACCAACTAGCACGGATACATCTTCTCCAAAGGACTGCAATAGTGAAAGTGAAGTAACTAAAGACAGAAGTAATAAAGTAACTGCCACTGTACAGGAAAGAACCCAGCAGAAGAAGAGTAAAAAcgagaaagaaaacaagtttagTAACAACACTGTTGAAGAGAAGCCTGTTTTGTACAAAAAGCAAGTCCGACATAAGTCTGAAGGAAAGATGCGTCCCCGCTCCTGGTCATCCGGATCCAGTGAGGCTGGCTCGAGTTCTAGTGGTAATCAAGGTGAATACAAGGCATCAATGAAATGTATTAAAGTAAGACACAAAACAAGAGAGGTTCGGAGTAAAAAAGGGCGTAATGGGCAGAGCAGGCTGTCAGTGAAATCTGGTGAAAAGATTGACAGAAAAGTCCACAGcggaagcagcagcagcagcagcagcgggtCCATCAAACAACTGTGCAAAAGAGGTAAAAGGCCATTAAAAGaaattggaagaaaagaagctgGTGGTAGTGATGGAAAAGATTTGTATTTAGACagtagaaatgaaaaggaatataAAGAAGAGCCCTTGTGGTATACTGAGCCGATTACGGAGTACTTCGTTCCTCTTAGCAGAAAAAGCAAGCTGGAGACTACATACCGCAACAGAGAAGATATATGTGGAGTAACACCAGAGGCTGTAGAAGAGTTGTCTGAGTCAGTGCATGGTCTTTGTATTAGCAACAATAATACTCATAAAACATACCTCGCAGCAGGTACTTTCATCGATGGTCACTTTGTAGAAATGCCTGCAGTTCTAAATGAGGATATTGACCTCGCTGGGACCTCAATATGTTCTCAACCAGAGGACGACAAGTATTTAGATGATGTTCATCTGTCAGAACTAACGCACTTCTATGAAGTGGATATTGATCAATCCATGTTGGATCCTGGTGCCTCAGATACGATGCAAGGGGAGAGTCGGATTTTAAATATGATTCGACagaagagtaaagaaaaaacTGATTTTGAGGCAGAATGTTGCATAGTGTTAGATGGAATGGAGTTGCAAGGGGAAAGTGCAATATGGACTGATTCGACCAGCTCTGTTGGTGCTGAAGGGTGGTTCTTGCAAGATCTTAGTAATTTAGCTCAATTTTGGGAGTGCTGTTCATCTTCTAGTTCTGGTGATGCAGATGGGGAAAGTTTTGGAGGAGATTCTCCAATCAGATTCTCCCCCATTCTAGACAGCACAATGCTTAATTCACACATGCTTGCTGGCAATCAAGAGCTCTTTTCAGATATTAATGAAGGGTCTGGTATAAActcttgtttttcagtgtttgaagTGCAATGCAGTAACTCTGttttaccattttcttttgaaacactCAACttgggaaatgaaaatgcagattctAGTAGCACTGCTAATATTCTTGGGAAAACACAGTCTAGATTGCTAATATGGACCAAAAATAGTGCCTTTGATGAAAATGAACACTGTTCTAACCTTTCAACAAGAACCTGTAGTCCATGGTCACACTCGGAAGAAACACGTTCAGACAATGAGACTATAAATATTCCGTATGAAGAATCCACGCAATTTAATGCAGAAGATATTAATTATGTAGTTCCTAGAGTGTCTTCGAATTATGTAGATGAAGAAATTCTAGATTTTCTGCCAGAAGAAACCTGCCAGCAACAAGCTAGAAGTTTAGGAGAAATGCCCACtttgattttcaaaaagaaatctaaGCTAGAATCTGTCTGTGGTATTCAGCtagaacaaaaagcagaaagtaaagACTATGAAACTACACAAGGGTGTAGGGAAAGCAGTCCACATGGAGATGGCTACAGCTCAGGGGTTATTAAAGATATTTGGACAAATATGACAGACAGAAATTCTACAGCGATGGTAGAAATAGAAGGAATAGAAGATGAATTGTTTTCAACTGATGTAAATAACTATTGCTGCTGTTTGGATACAGAAGCAAAAGTTGAAACCCTTCAGGAACCCAATAAAGCAGTGCAAAGATCAGAGTATCACCTTTGGGAAGGTCAAAAGGAGAATGTAGAGAAGAGAGCCTTTGTCTCAAATGATTTATCAAAAGTTGATGGTGGTGACTATACTACACCATCAAAACCCTGGGATGTTAACCAGGATAAAGAAAACTCATTTATACTTGGTGGTGTATATGGGGAGCTCAAAACATTTAATAGTGATGGAGAATGGGCAGTGGTGCCACCTGGTCACTCAAAGGGGAGCTTGCTGCAATGTGCAGCTTCTGATGTGGTGACAATAGCTGGTACAGATGTTTTTATGACTCCAGGTAATAGCTTTGCCCCTGGCCACAGGCAATTGTGGAGGCCATTTGTATCATTTGAACAGAATGAGCAATCAAAGAGTGGAGATAATGGATTAAATAagggtttttcttttatcttccaTGAAGACTTACTGGGAGCTTGTGGTAACTTTCAAGTTGAAGAACCAGGGCTTGAATACTCATTCTCTTCCTTTGACCTGAACAATCCATTTTCACAAGTTCTTCACGTAGAGTGTTCGTTTGAGCCAGAAGGAATTGCATCTTTCAGCCCTAGTTTTAAACCTAAGTCTATTCTGTGCTCTGATTCAGACAGTGAGGTTTTACACCCCAGGATATGCGGTGTGGATCGAACGCAGTACAGGGCTATACGGATTTCTCCAAGGACTCACTTTCGCCCAATTTCTGCATCTGAACTTTCTCCAGGTGGTGGAAGCGAGTCAGAATTTGAGTCAGAAAAAGATGAGGGTGGTATGGCTGTCCCTCCTCAAGTAGATGTATTTGAGGATCCACAGGCAGATCTCAAACCTCTGGaagaagatgcagaaaaagaagGGCATTATTATGGAAAATCGGAGCTTGAATCTGGAAAATTCCTTCCCAGATTAAAAAAGTCTGGAATGGAGAAGAGTGCACAGACATCATTGGATTCCCAAGAAGAGTCGGCCGGGATGTTGCCAGTAGGAAACCAAGATCCCTGTTTAGAATGCAGTATGAAAGAATCTCTAGAAGGGAGAGTGGTGGAGAGCTCTAAAGTAAACTGCAGAATAGTGGAGCCACGTGAGGAGACTGGCAGGTTTTGCAGTTGTAAAGCAGGGTGTCATTTCCCCACGTACGAGGATAATCCTGTTTCTTCAGGAGAGCATGAAGAG AGAATGAGTGGCAGCCAGGAAAAGCAATGCTGGTGGGAAAAGGCGCTCTAttctcccctttttcctgcGTCACAGTGTGAAG AGTGCTATACAAATGCCAAGGGAGAGAATGGTGTAGGAGAACTTGCAGATGTAAAGGAAGTATCCAATGATGATGAACATCTTTTAGATTTTAATATG CAATTTGCCGATGTGGGGCAGAAGttcaaaaagaaacaccaaaaataa
- the KIAA0232 gene encoding uncharacterized protein KIAA0232 homolog isoform X10: protein MRPICTVVVDGLPSESSSSSYPGPVSVSEMSLLHALGPVQTWLGQELEKCGIDAMIYTRYVLSLLLHDSYDYDLQEQENDIFLGWEKGAYKKWGKSKKKCSDLTLEEMKKQAAVQCLRSASDESSGIETLVEELCSKLKDLQSKQEEKIHKKLEGSLTPETDLSPTAKDQVEMYYEAFPPLSEKPVCLQEIMTVWNKSKVCSYSSSSSSSTVPPTSTDTSSPKDCNSESEVTKDRSNKVTATVQERTQQKKSKNEKENKFSNNTVEEKPVLYKKQVRHKSEGKMRPRSWSSGSSEAGSSSSGNQGEYKASMKCIKVRHKTREVRSKKGRNGQSRLSVKSGEKIDRKVHSGSSSSSSSGSIKQLCKRGKRPLKEIGRKEAGGSDGKDLYLDSRNEKEYKEEPLWYTEPITEYFVPLSRKSKLETTYRNREDICGVTPEAVEELSESVHGLCISNNNTHKTYLAAGTFIDGHFVEMPAVLNEDIDLAGTSICSQPEDDKYLDDVHLSELTHFYEVDIDQSMLDPGASDTMQGESRILNMIRQKSKEKTDFEAECCIVLDGMELQGESAIWTDSTSSVGAEGWFLQDLSNLAQFWECCSSSSSGDADGESFGGDSPIRFSPILDSTMLNSHMLAGNQELFSDINEGSGINSCFSVFEVQCSNSVLPFSFETLNLGNENADSSSTANILGKTQSRLLIWTKNSAFDENEHCSNLSTRTCSPWSHSEETRSDNETINIPYEESTQFNAEDINYVVPRVSSNYVDEEILDFLPEETCQQQARSLGEMPTLIFKKKSKLESVCGIQLEQKAESKDYETTQGCRESSPHGDGYSSGVIKDIWTNMTDRNSTAMVEIEGIEDELFSTDVNNYCCCLDTEAKVETLQEPNKAVQRSEYHLWEGQKENVEKRAFVSNDLSKVDGGDYTTPSKPWDVNQDKENSFILGGVYGELKTFNSDGEWAVVPPGHSKGSLLQCAASDVVTIAGTDVFMTPGNSFAPGHRQLWRPFVSFEQNEQSKSGDNGLNKGFSFIFHEDLLGACGNFQVEEPGLEYSFSSFDLNNPFSQVLHVECSFEPEGIASFSPSFKPKSILCSDSDSEVLHPRICGVDRTQYRAIRISPRTHFRPISASELSPGGGSESEFESEKDEGGMAVPPQVDVFEDPQADLKPLEEDAEKEGHYYGKSELESGKFLPRLKKSGMEKSAQTSLDSQEESAGMLPVGNQDPCLECSMKESLEGRVVESSKVNCRIVEPREETGRFCSCKAGCHFPTYEDNPVSSGEHEEMKAFM, encoded by the exons gAGAATGACATCTTCCtgggctgggaaaagggagctTACAAGAAATGGGGAAAGAGTAAGAAAAAGTGCTCTGATCTAACActagaggaaatgaaaaaacaggCTGCTGTCCAGTGTCTTCGCTCTGCTTCTGATGAA agctctgggattGAAACATTAGTGGAGGAGCTTTGCTCCAAACTGAAAGACCTTCAAAGTAAGcaag aagagaagatTCACAAAAAGTTAGAAGGCTCTTTGACTCCTGAGACTGATTTATCTCCCACAGCAAAGGATCAAGTAGAAat gtACTATGAagcatttcctcctctttctgaAAAGCCAGTTTGCCTGCAGGAAATTATGACTGTATGGAATAAATCCAAAGTATGCTCTTACTCTAGCTCCTCATCTTCATCCACTGTTCCACCAACTAGCACGGATACATCTTCTCCAAAGGACTGCAATAGTGAAAGTGAAGTAACTAAAGACAGAAGTAATAAAGTAACTGCCACTGTACAGGAAAGAACCCAGCAGAAGAAGAGTAAAAAcgagaaagaaaacaagtttagTAACAACACTGTTGAAGAGAAGCCTGTTTTGTACAAAAAGCAAGTCCGACATAAGTCTGAAGGAAAGATGCGTCCCCGCTCCTGGTCATCCGGATCCAGTGAGGCTGGCTCGAGTTCTAGTGGTAATCAAGGTGAATACAAGGCATCAATGAAATGTATTAAAGTAAGACACAAAACAAGAGAGGTTCGGAGTAAAAAAGGGCGTAATGGGCAGAGCAGGCTGTCAGTGAAATCTGGTGAAAAGATTGACAGAAAAGTCCACAGcggaagcagcagcagcagcagcagcgggtCCATCAAACAACTGTGCAAAAGAGGTAAAAGGCCATTAAAAGaaattggaagaaaagaagctgGTGGTAGTGATGGAAAAGATTTGTATTTAGACagtagaaatgaaaaggaatataAAGAAGAGCCCTTGTGGTATACTGAGCCGATTACGGAGTACTTCGTTCCTCTTAGCAGAAAAAGCAAGCTGGAGACTACATACCGCAACAGAGAAGATATATGTGGAGTAACACCAGAGGCTGTAGAAGAGTTGTCTGAGTCAGTGCATGGTCTTTGTATTAGCAACAATAATACTCATAAAACATACCTCGCAGCAGGTACTTTCATCGATGGTCACTTTGTAGAAATGCCTGCAGTTCTAAATGAGGATATTGACCTCGCTGGGACCTCAATATGTTCTCAACCAGAGGACGACAAGTATTTAGATGATGTTCATCTGTCAGAACTAACGCACTTCTATGAAGTGGATATTGATCAATCCATGTTGGATCCTGGTGCCTCAGATACGATGCAAGGGGAGAGTCGGATTTTAAATATGATTCGACagaagagtaaagaaaaaacTGATTTTGAGGCAGAATGTTGCATAGTGTTAGATGGAATGGAGTTGCAAGGGGAAAGTGCAATATGGACTGATTCGACCAGCTCTGTTGGTGCTGAAGGGTGGTTCTTGCAAGATCTTAGTAATTTAGCTCAATTTTGGGAGTGCTGTTCATCTTCTAGTTCTGGTGATGCAGATGGGGAAAGTTTTGGAGGAGATTCTCCAATCAGATTCTCCCCCATTCTAGACAGCACAATGCTTAATTCACACATGCTTGCTGGCAATCAAGAGCTCTTTTCAGATATTAATGAAGGGTCTGGTATAAActcttgtttttcagtgtttgaagTGCAATGCAGTAACTCTGttttaccattttcttttgaaacactCAACttgggaaatgaaaatgcagattctAGTAGCACTGCTAATATTCTTGGGAAAACACAGTCTAGATTGCTAATATGGACCAAAAATAGTGCCTTTGATGAAAATGAACACTGTTCTAACCTTTCAACAAGAACCTGTAGTCCATGGTCACACTCGGAAGAAACACGTTCAGACAATGAGACTATAAATATTCCGTATGAAGAATCCACGCAATTTAATGCAGAAGATATTAATTATGTAGTTCCTAGAGTGTCTTCGAATTATGTAGATGAAGAAATTCTAGATTTTCTGCCAGAAGAAACCTGCCAGCAACAAGCTAGAAGTTTAGGAGAAATGCCCACtttgattttcaaaaagaaatctaaGCTAGAATCTGTCTGTGGTATTCAGCtagaacaaaaagcagaaagtaaagACTATGAAACTACACAAGGGTGTAGGGAAAGCAGTCCACATGGAGATGGCTACAGCTCAGGGGTTATTAAAGATATTTGGACAAATATGACAGACAGAAATTCTACAGCGATGGTAGAAATAGAAGGAATAGAAGATGAATTGTTTTCAACTGATGTAAATAACTATTGCTGCTGTTTGGATACAGAAGCAAAAGTTGAAACCCTTCAGGAACCCAATAAAGCAGTGCAAAGATCAGAGTATCACCTTTGGGAAGGTCAAAAGGAGAATGTAGAGAAGAGAGCCTTTGTCTCAAATGATTTATCAAAAGTTGATGGTGGTGACTATACTACACCATCAAAACCCTGGGATGTTAACCAGGATAAAGAAAACTCATTTATACTTGGTGGTGTATATGGGGAGCTCAAAACATTTAATAGTGATGGAGAATGGGCAGTGGTGCCACCTGGTCACTCAAAGGGGAGCTTGCTGCAATGTGCAGCTTCTGATGTGGTGACAATAGCTGGTACAGATGTTTTTATGACTCCAGGTAATAGCTTTGCCCCTGGCCACAGGCAATTGTGGAGGCCATTTGTATCATTTGAACAGAATGAGCAATCAAAGAGTGGAGATAATGGATTAAATAagggtttttcttttatcttccaTGAAGACTTACTGGGAGCTTGTGGTAACTTTCAAGTTGAAGAACCAGGGCTTGAATACTCATTCTCTTCCTTTGACCTGAACAATCCATTTTCACAAGTTCTTCACGTAGAGTGTTCGTTTGAGCCAGAAGGAATTGCATCTTTCAGCCCTAGTTTTAAACCTAAGTCTATTCTGTGCTCTGATTCAGACAGTGAGGTTTTACACCCCAGGATATGCGGTGTGGATCGAACGCAGTACAGGGCTATACGGATTTCTCCAAGGACTCACTTTCGCCCAATTTCTGCATCTGAACTTTCTCCAGGTGGTGGAAGCGAGTCAGAATTTGAGTCAGAAAAAGATGAGGGTGGTATGGCTGTCCCTCCTCAAGTAGATGTATTTGAGGATCCACAGGCAGATCTCAAACCTCTGGaagaagatgcagaaaaagaagGGCATTATTATGGAAAATCGGAGCTTGAATCTGGAAAATTCCTTCCCAGATTAAAAAAGTCTGGAATGGAGAAGAGTGCACAGACATCATTGGATTCCCAAGAAGAGTCGGCCGGGATGTTGCCAGTAGGAAACCAAGATCCCTGTTTAGAATGCAGTATGAAAGAATCTCTAGAAGGGAGAGTGGTGGAGAGCTCTAAAGTAAACTGCAGAATAGTGGAGCCACGTGAGGAGACTGGCAGGTTTTGCAGTTGTAAAGCAGGGTGTCATTTCCCCACGTACGAGGATAATCCTGTTTCTTCAGGAGAGCATGAAGAG ATGAAGGCATTCATGTAA